The Helianthus annuus cultivar XRQ/B chromosome 16, HanXRQr2.0-SUNRISE, whole genome shotgun sequence genome includes a window with the following:
- the LOC110917398 gene encoding DEAD-box ATP-dependent RNA helicase 15 isoform X2, whose protein sequence is MDVICQAKSGMGKTAVFVLSTLQQIEPVAGQVAALVLCHTRELAYQICHEFERFSTYLTDIKVAVFYGGVNIKIHKELLKNECPHIVVGTPGRILALARDKDLALKSVRHFILDECDKMLESLDMRRDVQEIFKMTPHDKQVMMFSATLSKEIRPVCKKFMQDPMEIYVDDEAKLTLHGLVQHYIKLSELEKNRKLNDLLDALDFNQVVIFVKSVSRAAELNKLLVECNFPSICIHSGMSQEERLTRYKGFKEGHKRILVATDLVGRGIDIERVNIVINYDMPDSADTYLHRVGRAGRFGTKGLAITFVASAADSDVLNQVQERFEVDIKELPEQIDTSTYMPS, encoded by the exons ATGGATGTTATCTGTCAAGCAAAGTCTGGTATGGGCAAAACAGCTGTTTTTGTTCTGTCAACACTGCAGCAAATTGAGCCCGTTGCTGGTCAAGTAGCTGCTCTTGTCTTATGTCACACAAGAGAGTTAGCTTATCAG ATTTGCCATGAGTTTGAAAGATTCAGCACATACCTGACTGATATCAAGGTTGCGGTCTTTTATGGTGGCgttaacatcaaaattcacaAGGAGCTTCTGAAAAATGAATGCCCTCACATTGTTGTTGGGACACCCGGAAGGATTCTCGCACTTGCTAGAGACAAAGACCTTGCGTTGAAGAGTGTGAGGCATTTCATACTAGACGAGTGTGACAAGATGCTTGAGTCACTTG ACATGAGGAGAGACGTGCAAGAAATCTTCAAGATGACTCCTCATGATAAACAAGTAATGATGTTTTCGGCTACACTCAGCAAGGAGATCCGCCCTGTCTGCAAAAAGTTTATGCAAGAT CCAATGGAAATTTATGTTGACGATGAAGCCAAGTTGACTCTACATGGTCTCGTACAG CACTACATCAAATTGAGTGAGCTGGAGAAGAACCGTAAGCTGAATGATCTGCTCGATGCATTAGATTTCAATCAAGTCGTGATATTTGTCAAAAGTGTAAGCAGAGCAGCTGAGCTCAACAAATTGCTTGTGGAGTGTAATTTCCCGTCAATCTGCATCCATTCTGGCATGTCCCAGGAAGAAAG GCTGACACGCTACAAGGGGTTCAAGGAAGGGCACAAGAGAATCTTGGTGGCAACAGATTTAGTCGGTAGGGGTATTGATATCGAACGAGTGAACATTGTTATAAACTATGACATGCCGGATTCTGCTGATACTTATCTCCATCGT GTTGGAAGAGCTGGAAGATTTGGAACTAAAGGTCTTGCAATCACATTTGTGGCTTCGGCTGCTGACTCAGATGTTCTTAATCAG GTTCAGGAGAGGTTTGAGGTTGATATTAAAGAGCTTCCTGAGCAGATCGATACTTCAACTTATA TGCCTTCGTAG
- the LOC110917398 gene encoding DEAD-box ATP-dependent RNA helicase 15 isoform X1, with the protein MGETEIKDNEYEEELLDYEEEDEKATDSAAVKVNGEAVKKGYVGIHSSGFRDFLLKPELLRAIVDSGFEHPSEVQHECIPQAILGMDVICQAKSGMGKTAVFVLSTLQQIEPVAGQVAALVLCHTRELAYQICHEFERFSTYLTDIKVAVFYGGVNIKIHKELLKNECPHIVVGTPGRILALARDKDLALKSVRHFILDECDKMLESLDMRRDVQEIFKMTPHDKQVMMFSATLSKEIRPVCKKFMQDPMEIYVDDEAKLTLHGLVQHYIKLSELEKNRKLNDLLDALDFNQVVIFVKSVSRAAELNKLLVECNFPSICIHSGMSQEERLTRYKGFKEGHKRILVATDLVGRGIDIERVNIVINYDMPDSADTYLHRVGRAGRFGTKGLAITFVASAADSDVLNQVQERFEVDIKELPEQIDTSTYMPS; encoded by the exons ATGGGCGAAACAGAGATTAAGGATAACGAATACGAGGAAGAGCTTCTAGACTACGAGGAGGAGGACGAGAAGGCCACTGATTCCGCTGCTGTTAAAGTCAACGGCGAAGCCGTTAAGAA GGGCTATGTAGGCATTCACAGTTCCGGATTCAGAGATTTTCTTTTGAAGCCAGAGCTACTTCGTGCTATTGTGGATTCCGGATTTGAACATCCTTCTGAAG TGCAACACGAGTGCATACCACAAGCTATTCTGGGAATGGATGTTATCTGTCAAGCAAAGTCTGGTATGGGCAAAACAGCTGTTTTTGTTCTGTCAACACTGCAGCAAATTGAGCCCGTTGCTGGTCAAGTAGCTGCTCTTGTCTTATGTCACACAAGAGAGTTAGCTTATCAG ATTTGCCATGAGTTTGAAAGATTCAGCACATACCTGACTGATATCAAGGTTGCGGTCTTTTATGGTGGCgttaacatcaaaattcacaAGGAGCTTCTGAAAAATGAATGCCCTCACATTGTTGTTGGGACACCCGGAAGGATTCTCGCACTTGCTAGAGACAAAGACCTTGCGTTGAAGAGTGTGAGGCATTTCATACTAGACGAGTGTGACAAGATGCTTGAGTCACTTG ACATGAGGAGAGACGTGCAAGAAATCTTCAAGATGACTCCTCATGATAAACAAGTAATGATGTTTTCGGCTACACTCAGCAAGGAGATCCGCCCTGTCTGCAAAAAGTTTATGCAAGAT CCAATGGAAATTTATGTTGACGATGAAGCCAAGTTGACTCTACATGGTCTCGTACAG CACTACATCAAATTGAGTGAGCTGGAGAAGAACCGTAAGCTGAATGATCTGCTCGATGCATTAGATTTCAATCAAGTCGTGATATTTGTCAAAAGTGTAAGCAGAGCAGCTGAGCTCAACAAATTGCTTGTGGAGTGTAATTTCCCGTCAATCTGCATCCATTCTGGCATGTCCCAGGAAGAAAG GCTGACACGCTACAAGGGGTTCAAGGAAGGGCACAAGAGAATCTTGGTGGCAACAGATTTAGTCGGTAGGGGTATTGATATCGAACGAGTGAACATTGTTATAAACTATGACATGCCGGATTCTGCTGATACTTATCTCCATCGT GTTGGAAGAGCTGGAAGATTTGGAACTAAAGGTCTTGCAATCACATTTGTGGCTTCGGCTGCTGACTCAGATGTTCTTAATCAG GTTCAGGAGAGGTTTGAGGTTGATATTAAAGAGCTTCCTGAGCAGATCGATACTTCAACTTATA TGCCTTCGTAG
- the LOC110918082 gene encoding RNA polymerase I-specific transcription initiation factor rrn3 produces MGAVGDDIGDVSDYELTHHVRQALKAVLEGDTDEYDQLIGNMHHTERLVPDEVAMLVTILRALSGAVSFIDIVHHRSLLSSICAMRFWNYGPDVMDALMELVVTLATSNGKYVDLCLDMLVSNFIPPFNFLEILKQPRGLAKKDQVLARVHAALKGIADLVPLAPSRLEQIVRERVPNVFAKEAQIVVYVENMLMLESGDMGEFVGNSMIFELVNRLIDLDVEIGWDEVLLDDPNNKGIFLMELEDLARTDETEMDMDEPQIEYTGRKVLWGNVVAQKLDTLMELAFDHLQSCFKNGRLPQVFEALLQSFQSTVLNAYKSKFAQFVMFYACSLDPEDCGTQFVSKLLEIFKSTVYPQEWRMSAVAYLASYLSRAKFLSTSYVTIILESLVDWCYKYSKNQSGEINLKNHRVFYAACQALMYVLCFRMRSILATPRLKSQLVNMPLEKIFKHALNPLEVCLPSIVEEFLRQAKAAHLFTVSNGTFLFDHLFESELSRAFGGFQRLDVFFPFDPYLLKKSDRFIRPNFIYWSMVRTTYDDDEDDDDDDDDDDDVEDDNDDEFDMNLSKMSITPKDSFMFGNLQDRKMQMPSRIRPSTSPESL; encoded by the exons ATGGGAGCTGTAGGTGATGATATTGGAGATGTTAGTGATTATGAGTTGACTCATCATGTTCGTCAAGCTCTAAAAGCTGTTCTCGAA GGTGACACGGATGAATATGATCAACTCATTGGAAATATGCATCACACCGAGCGCCTAGTTCCTGATGAGGTGGCAATGCTTGTG ACAATTCTAAGGGCCTTGTCTGGAGCGGTTTCTTTCATCGACATTGTGCATCACCGTTCTCTTCTTTCATCT ATATGCGCAATGAGGTTCTGGAACTATGGGCCAGATGTGATGGACGCATTGATGGAGTTGGTTGTGACCTTG GCTACATCAAACGGAAAATACGTTGATTTGTGTTTAGACATGCTTGTAAGCAACTTCATACCACCTTTCAATTTTCTAGAGATATTGAAGCAGCCACGTGGATTAGCAAAAAAGGACCAAGTACTTGCCCGTGTACATGCAGCATTGAAAGGAATTGCTGATTTAGTGCCTCTAGCACCTTCTAGATTGGAACAAATTGTCCGGGAGAGAGTGCCAAATGTATTCGCCAAGGAAGCT CAAATAGTTGTGTATGTGGAGAACATGCTAATGTTGGAGAGTGGTGATATGGGAGAGTTTGTTGGCAACTCTATGATATTTGAATTGGTGAATAGGCTGATAGACCTTGAT GTGGAGATAGGATGGGATGAAGTTTTGCTGGATGATCCAAATAATAAAGGGATTTTTTTGATGGAGCTAGAAGATTTGGCACGAACTGATGAAACAGAGATGGATATGGATGAG CCTCAAATAGAATACACTGGTCGAAAAGTTCTTTGGGGAAACGTAGTAGCTCAGAAGTTGGATACATTGATGGAGCTCGCCTTTGACCACCTTCAATCTTGTTTCAAAAACGGCCGCTTGCCTCAG GTGTTCGAGGCACTTCTCCAGTCATTTCAAAGTACTGTGTTGAATGCATACAAGTCAAAGTTTGCACAG TTTGTTATGTTCTATGCTTGTTCGCTTGACCCCGAAGATTGTGGGACACAGTTTGTGAGCAAGCTTCTTGAGATATTTAAAAGCACTGTTTATCCTCAAGAATGGAG AATGAGTGCTGTTGCTTATCTAGCAAGTTACCTGTCTCGGGCAAAATTTTTGTCTACTTCGTATGTGACAATCATATTGGAAAG CTTGGTGGATTGGTGTTATAAATATAGCAAAAACCAAAGTGGAGAAATAAATTTAAAGAACCATCGCGTTTTTTATGCGGCGTGCCAG GCCCTTATGTATGTACTTTGTTTCCGTATGAGATCGATTCTTGCAACTCCACGGCTCAAATCACAGCTGGTGAATATGCCTTTAGAGAAAATTTTCAAGCATGCCTTGAACCCGTTAGAG GTGTGCTTGCCATCGATAGTAGAGGAATTTCTGCGTCAGGCGAAAGCAGCCCATCTGTTTACCGTATCTAATGGCACTTTTCTCTTTGATCATCTGTTTGAATCAGAGTTGTCTCGTGCTTTTGGTGGGTTTCAAAGGCTCGATGTTTTCTTCCCCTTTGATCCATATCTATTGAAGAAGTCCGACAG ATTCATCCGACCAAACTTCATATACTGGTCAATGGTGAGAACTACTTACGACGATGACGAGgatgatgatgacgacgatgatgatgatgatgatgtcgaagatgataatgatgatgaattCGACATGAACTTGAGTAAAATGTCTATTACGCCCAAGGATTCCTTCATGTTTGGAAATCTACAAGATAGAAAAATGCAGATGCCTTCTAGAATCAGACCTTCTACTAGTCCAGAATCTTTGTGA